The sequence AATATATTTCGGAATAACGCGATGCTGTTGACATGCCGAAGGGCGTCGTAGTAGGATGTTTCTTGACAATTTCATAAGGCGATTACGCGCGCTCTTATCCAGAGAGGTGGAGGGACTGGCCCGATGAAACCCGGCAACCGTCCGCGGTCTGTGTGCGGAAATGGTGCCAATTCCTGCAGAGCCCAACGGTTCTGGCAGATGAGAGAGGCGATTTTAGATATAAGATCCCTTTCTGCTCTGGCAGGAAGGGATTTTTTCTTCAACGGGTGGTGAGAGGATCGATGATCACACTGGATCATGTGAGCAAAGTATTCCGCTCTCCGAAGGACGGAGACGTGGTTGCCCTCAAGGATATTCATCTGGAAATCAAGCGCGGGGAAATCTTCGGCATCGTCGGCCACAGCGGCGCCGGAAAGAGCACGCTGCTCCGCCTGCTCAACGGCTTGGAAAAGCCCACGTCGGGCCGGGTGACGGTGGACGGGATCACCATCTCCGAAAGCAGTGAGCGCGAGCTGAGGGAAGCGCGAAAGAAAATCGGCATGATCTTTCAGCACTTCCACCTGCTCTGGTCGCGCACCGTTTGGGAGAACGTAGCCTTCCCCCTGGAACTGGCCGGAAGGTCCAAAAAGGAGATCCGGGAAAAGGTGGACACGCTGCTGGAACGGGTGGGACTCACCCACCGGGCGAACGCTTATCCCGCCCAACTGTCCGGCGGACAGAAACAGCGGGTCGGCATCGCCCGGGCCCTGGCCAACGATCCGACCGTGCTGCTTTGCGATGAAGCGACGTCGGCCCTGGACCCCGAGACCACCTCTTCCATCCTGGAACTTCTCAAAGAGATCCACCGGGACACCGGGATCACCATGGTGGTCATCACCCACGAAATGAGCGTCGTCAAGCGGCTGTGCCAAAGCATGGCCGTGATGGAGGATGGCAAGATCGTGGAGCAGGGCGACGTGGA is a genomic window of Planifilum fimeticola containing:
- a CDS encoding methionine ABC transporter ATP-binding protein, with protein sequence MITLDHVSKVFRSPKDGDVVALKDIHLEIKRGEIFGIVGHSGAGKSTLLRLLNGLEKPTSGRVTVDGITISESSERELREARKKIGMIFQHFHLLWSRTVWENVAFPLELAGRSKKEIREKVDTLLERVGLTHRANAYPAQLSGGQKQRVGIARALANDPTVLLCDEATSALDPETTSSILELLKEIHRDTGITMVVITHEMSVVKRLCQSMAVMEDGKIVEQGDVEALFREPKHPVTRQFVESLITEKEESEQHSALIRIPSDRLDRLWGLLAERVKRGVTATILPDAVESDEHVALRISGPEEAVREVVEAIERGENRGVISHV